From the Pseudomonas sp. VD-NE ins genome, the window CATCGACCGCGTCGCGCAAGGCGTCGAGGTCGCTGCGAAATGTATCGAGTGTGCGCAGGACAGCCTCGCGGTTGGCGAGGAAGATGTCGTGCCACATCACCGGGTCGCTTCCGGCGATTCTTGTGAAATCGCGGAAACCGCCCGCAGCGTAACGGAAGATCTCAAGATTTTCATTGCGCTTGGCCAACGAATCAACCAGGCCGAAGGCCAGCAAATGCGGCAAATGACTGGTCGCAGCCAGCACTTCATCGTGACGTTCGACCTGCATGTGCTCGACGTCAGCGCCCAATTCGCGCCACAGACGATCGACCACAGCCAATGCCGCCGGATCGGTTTGCTCAAGCGGCGTGAGGATCACTTTGTGACGTCGGAACAGCTCGGCATTGGAGGCTTCCACCCCGCTCTGCTCGGAACCGGCAATCGGATGGCCCGGCACGAATCGCGGCGGCATAGCGCCAAACGCTTCGGTGGCTGCGCGCACCACATTGCCTTTGGCGCTGCCGACATCGGTGAGAATCGCCGAACCCAGATCCATGCTTGCCAGACGCGCGAGCACTTTTTCCATGGCCAGAATCGGCACCGCCAACTGGATCACGTCAGCGCCCTGACAGGCTACAGCCAAGTCATCCTCACAACGATCGACCACACCCAGCTCGACCGCCAACTTGCGCGATTGCGGGTCGAGATCGACCCCGACCACTTCGCGACATACACCGCTTTCACGCAAGCCTTTGGCAAACGAACCACCGATCAACCCCAGACCGACCACCACAAGGCGCCCGATCATAGGTGCAGCAGATTGCAGTGCAGTGACATCACCCACGAGCCAGAACCTTGCGCAGGGCTTCGAGGAAGCGGCTGTTTTCCGCCGGCAGACCGATGGTCACCCGCAGGTGATTCGGCATGCCGTAGTTGGCCACCGGACGCACGATCACGCCTTCGCGCAGCAAGCCCTGAAACACCGGGACTGCGACTTGAGCGAGATCGACGCAGATGAAGTTGCCTTTGGATTCGATCCAGCTCAGCCCCAACTCACGGAAACCAGCCTGCAACTGCTGCATGCCCGACTCGTTGAGCTGGCGGCTTTGCGCCAGATATTCCTCATCCTTCAGCGCCGCACAGGCTGCCGCCAGCGCGAGGCTGTTGACGTTGAATGGCTGGCGAACACGGTTCAGCACGTCCGCCACCACCGGGGTGGACAGACCATAGCCGACGCGCAGTGCCGCCAGACCATAAGCCTTGGAGAAGGTGCGCGAAACCAGCAGGTTCGGGTAAGCGGCGAGGAAATCCAGGCCATCCGGCAGATCACTGCCTTCGGCATACTCGATGTACGCCTCGTCCAGCACCACCAGAACGTGCTCCGGAACATCCTGCAGGAACTCGTCCAGCGCTTCTGCGCCGAACCAGGTACCGGTCGGGTTGTTCGGGTTGGCGATAAATACGACGCGGGTATTGGCATCGATGGCCGCGAGCATCGCCGGCAGGTCGTGCCCCCAATCCTTCGCTGGCACCACTTTGGCTTGTGCGCCGACCGCCTGAGTGGCGATCGGATAAACCGCAAACGCGTGCTCACTGAACACCGCATTCAGGCCCGGCGCCAGATAGGCACGCGCGACCAGCTCAAGAATGTCGTTGGAACCGTTACCCAGCGTGACCTGGTTCAGGTCAACGCGGCATTGTTCGGCCAGCAGGGATTTGAGGGCGAAACCATTGCCATCCGGATAACGGGTCAGCTCGGCCAGCTCTTCGCGGATCGCCGCCAAAGCTTTTGGACTGGCGCCCAGCGGGTTTTCATTGCTGGCCAGTTTGACGATTTTCGCCGGATCCAGATCCAGCTCGCGCGCCAGTTCGTCCACAGGCTTGCCCGGAACGTACGGCGAAAGTTGTTGCACGCCCGGCTGTGCCAGAGCGAGGAAGTTGCCACTCATTTGCTACCGCCCCTTAGAGAACTGCTTTCGGGTAGGAACCCAGCACTTTGAGTGCTACTGCTTCCTGACTGATCTTTTCCAGCACACCTTTGATCAACGGATCACGGTGGTGGCCGACGAAGTCGATGAAGAACACGTAGGTCCATTTGCCGCTGCGCGACGGACGGGTTTCGATACGGGTCAGGTCGATCCCGTTGTCATGGAACGGCACCAGCAACTCATGGAGCGCGCCGGGCTTGTTGCTCATCGACACAATGATCGAGGTCTTGTCGTCGCCGGTCGGCGGCACTTCCTGGTTACCGATCATCAGGAAGCGCGTCGAGTTGTCCGGACGGTCTTCGATCTTCTCGGCCAGACGGGTCAGGCCATACAGCCCTGCCGCCATGTCACCAGCAATCGCCGCCGAGTTCCACTCGCCTTTAACCCGCTTGGCCGCTTCCGCATTGCTCGATACCGCAACGCGCTCGACATTCGGGTAATGCGCGTCCAGCCACTTGCGGCACTGAGCCAGCGACTGCGCGTGGGAATAGATACGGCTGATGCTGTCGGTCTTGGTGTTTTCACCAACCAACAGGTGATGGTGAATGCGCAACTCGACTTCGCCGCAAATCACCATGTCGTGTTCGAGGAAGCTGTCCAGCGTGTGGTTGACCGCGCCTTCGGTGGAGTTTTCCACCGGCACCACGCCAAAATTCACCGCACCGGCCGCCACTTCACGGAACACTTCGTCGATCGCCGCCATTGGCTTGCTGATCACCGCATGACCGAAGTGCTTCATCGCCGCTGCCTGGGTGAAAGTGCCTTCAGGGCCGAGGTAAGCCACTTTCAGCGGCTGCTCCAGCGCCAGGCACGACGACATGATTTCGCGGAACAACCGCGCCATCTCTTCGTTGCCCAGCGGCCCCTGATTGCGTTCCATCACGCGCTTGAGCACCTGAGCTTCGCGCTCAGGACGATAGAACACCGGCACTTCGCCTTCGGCCAGCGAGGCCATCTTTACTCGCGCGACTTCCTGGGCGCAACGCGCACGCTCACTGATCAACTCCATGACTTTAGTGTCCAGAGCGTCAATGCGAACGCGCAGTGCCTTGAGTTCTTGCTCGGACATCAGCCGTGTTCCTTCTCGAATTCAGCCATGTACACCACCAGCGCATTAACCGCGGTGATGTCGACAGCGTTATAGATGGAAGCGCGCATGCCACCCACGGAGCGGTGGCCCTTGAGGTTGAGCAAACCGCGCTCTTCGGCACCGACCAGGAACGGCTTGTCCAGACGATCGTCAGCCAGACGGAACGGCACGTTCATCCACGAGCGATCCGACTTGTTGATCGGGTTGCTGTAGAGGCCACTGGCGTCGATGAAGTCGTACAGCGTGCGCTGCTTGACGTCGTTGAGCTTGGCGATCGCTTCAACGCCACCCTGCTCTTTCAGCCACTGGAACACCAGACCGGACAGGTACCAGGCCAGAGTCGGCGGGGTGTTGTACATCGAGCCGTTATCGGCCGCGACTTTATAGTCGAGCATGGTCGGGCACAGCGCGCGCGCCTTGCCCAGCAAGTCTTCGCGGATGATGTTGACGACGATGCCGCTCGGGCCGATGTTTTTCTGCGCGCCAGCGTAGATCATGCCGAAACGCGAGATGTCGACTGGACGCGACAGAATGTCCGAAGACATGTCAGCTACCAGCGGCACGTCGCCGGTTTCCGGGATCCACTGGAATTCCAGACCACCGATGGTTTCATTCGGCGCGTAGTGAACGTAAGCGGCGTCTTTCGACAGCTTCCACTCGTTCTGGCCCGGGATAGCGAAATAGTCGTAAGGCTTGGCGGTGGCGGCAACGTTGACGTGACCGTAGCGCGAGGCTTCTTCAATGGCTTTCTGCGACCAGATACCGGTGTCGATATAGTCGGCCGAGCCGCCTTCAGGCAGCAGATTCAGTGGAATCTGCGCGAATTGCTGGCTGGCGCCACCTTGCAGAAACAGCACTTTATAGTTCGACGGGATATTCAGCAGGTCACGCAGATCCTGCTCGGCCTGGGTGGCAATGGACACGAACTCATCGCTGCGATGGCTCATTTCCATGACCGACAGACCCTTGCCATGCCAATCAAGGAGTTCACCCTGGGCACGTTGCAGGACAGCTTCAGGAAGCGCCGCAGGACCGGCGCAGAAGTTAAAGGCTCGCTTGCTCACATCCAATCTCGCTCTGATTTGGTGGTATCACGCAATAAATCACACTACCGATCAACACGGCCCTGTGGGAGCGAGCCTGCTCGCGAATGCATCACCGCGGTGCGTCAGAGGTACCGCAGCGCCTGCATTCGCGAGCAGGCTCGCTCCCACAGGGGATATCCATGATGTCGAAATTTCATACCGGACAAATAACAAGGGGGCGAATTCTCATCCGCCCCCTCGTTTGTCCGCTTATTCTTGCGGTTCTTCGTCTGCTGCGGCGTCGAGTTGCTGGTCTTCACCGGCATTGTCGTTGACGACAGTGCCTTCGAATTCCTCGCCCTCTTCACCTTCAAGCTCTTCACCTTCGACTTCCGAAGGCTCCTGAACCCGCTCCAGCCCGACCAGGGTTTCATCCTTGGCCAGTTTGATCAGCGTCACACCTTGAGTGTTACGACCCAGGCTCGACACTTCGTCGACACGGGTACGCACCAGAGTGCCCTGATCGGAGATCAGCATGATTTCTTCGCCATCCTGCACCTGAACCGCGCCGACCAGACGGCCATTACGTTCGTTGCTGACCATGGCGATTACGCCCTGACCGCCACGCTTGTATTCAGGGAACTCGGTGATCGCCGTACGCTTGCCGTAGCCGCGCTCGGAAGCCGTCAGGATTTCGCTGCCTTCTTCCGGAATCAGCATGGAGATCAGCTTCTGCCCTTCTGGCAGACGCATGCCACGCACACCGCGGGCGGTACGGCCCATGGCGCGAACTTCGGATTCCTTGAAGCGAGTCACTTTGCCGCCGTCGGAGAACAGCATGATTTCCTGCTCGCCATCGGTAATGGCGGCGGAGATCAGGATGTCGCCTTCGTCCAGTTCCAGCGCGATCAGACCAACGCTGCGCTGACGGCTGAAGGCCACCAGCGGGGTCTTCTTCACGGTACCGTTGGCGGTCGACATGAAGATGAACGGGGCTTTTTTGCGGTCGGCAGCCTTGATGCGAGCACGACGTTCTTCATCGGTCTCGTTGCTGTTTTCGATTTCTTCTACATCAGCCTCGGCGCCCTCGGCTTCTTCTTCATCGGCCTGACGCTTCATGGCTTCGAGATCGACCGGCAGCATGGTGGTGATGTATTCACCTTCGCTCAATGGCAGAAGGTTGACCAGCGGACGACCACGGGCGGCGCGGGACGCTTCCGGAATCTCGTAGGTCTTGAGCCAGTAAACCTTGCCTTTGCTGGAGAACAGCAGCAGCGTGGTGTGGCTGTTGGCAACCAGCAGGTGAGCGATGTAGTCCTCATCCTTGACGCCGGTGGCCGACTTGCCTTTACCGCCACGACGCTGAGCCTGGTACGCAGCCAATGGCTGGGTCTTGGCGTAGCCACCGTGGGAGATGGTCACGACACGCTCTTCTTCCGGGATCATGTCACCCAGGGTCAGGTCGAGACGGGCATCGAGAATTTCGGTGCGACGCACGTCGCCGTATTCGGCGCGGATCACTTCCAGCTCTTCGCGGATCACTTCCATCAGGCGCACAGCGCTGTTGAGGATGCGGATCAGCTCGCCGATCTGGTTGAGGATCTCTTGATACTCGGCCAGCAGTTTTTCGTGTTCCAGACCGGTCAGACGGTGCAGACGCAGTTCCAGAATGGCTTGCGCCTGTTCTGGCGACAGGAAGTACTTGCCTTCGCGCAGACCGTATTGCGGATCGAGGTTTTCCGGACGGCACGAGTCGGCACCGGCACGCTCAACCATCGCGACCACTGCCGAGGATTCCCACGGCGTGCTGATCAGCGCTTCTTTCGCTTCCGAAGGTGTCGGCGAGGCTTTGATCAGGGCGATAACCGGGTCGATGTTCGACAGGGCAACGGCCTGACCTTCGAGGATGTGACCACGCTCACGCGCCTTGCGCAGTTCGAACACGGTACGGCGGGTAACCACTTCGCGACGGTGACGGACGAAGGCTTCCAGCAGATCCTTGAGGTTCAGGATGCGTGGACGGCCATCGATCAGCGCAACGATGTTGATGCCGAAAACCGATTGCAGCTGGGTCTGGGCGTAGAGATTGTTGAGGATGACCTCAGGCACTTCGCCGCGACGCAGTTCGATCACGACGCGCATACCGTCCTTGTCGGACTCGTCGCGCAGTTCGGTGATGCCTTCGAGCTTCTTCTCTTTGACCAGCTCGGCGATCTTCTCGATCAGACGCGCCTTGTTCAGCTGGTACGGCAGCTCGGTGATGACGATCTGCTGACGGCCACCGACCTTGTCGATGTCTTCGATGATCGAACGGGCACGCATGTATATACGCCCGCGACCGGTGCGGTAGGCTTCGATGATGCCGGCGCGACCATTGATGATCGCCGCCGTCGGGAAGTCCGGACCGGGGATGTATTGCATCAGTTCATCGACGGTCAGCTCAGGGTTGTCGATGAGCGCCAGGCAACCGTCGATGACTTCACCGAGGTTGTGCGGCGGAATGTTGGTCGCCATGCCCACGGCGATACCGCTGGAGCCATTGACCAGCAGGTTGGGGATACGGGTCGGCATGACCGCCGGGATCATTTCGGTGCCGTCGTAGTTCGGCACCCAGTCCACGGTTTCCTTGTGCAGGTCAGCCAGCAGCTCGTGCGCCAGTTTGGTCATGCGCACTTCGGTGTATCGCATGGCCGCAGCGTTATCGCCGTCGACCGAACCGAAGTTGCCCTGACCGTCTACCAGCAGGTAGCGCAGGGAGAAAGGCTGAGCCATACGAACGATGGTGTCGTACACCGCAGTGTCACCGTGCGGGTGATACTTACCGATCACGTCGCCGACAACACGGGCAGATTTCTTGTACGGCTTGTTGAAGTCGTTGCCCAGCTCGCTCATCGCGAACAGTACGCGACGGTGCACGGGCTTGAGGCCATCGCGCGCATCCGGCAGTGCACGGCCGACGATCACGCTCATCGCGTAGTCGAGGTAGGACTGTTTCAGCTCGTCTTCGATATTGACCGGGAGGATTTCTTTGGCCAGTTCGCCCATGAGAAGCCTGATTCCTTTTTCTGGTGAAACTTCGTCATATCCATGTGGGAGCAACGAAGCTCGTCGGGGCCGGCCGAGTGCCATGCGCCGACTTACGACAAATCAACATTGGATCGCGGATTTGCGCAGTAAAGACAGCTCCGTGGAGCTGCCTCGGAAAACGCCGGATGTTATCACAAAGGCCGCCACGCACCTATCCCCCTGATGCGCATGGAGCATAGTTAGTTGACCGGTGACAGGCTTAACGGGGACGAGAGAGGCTCAGAGCTTCTTTGAATGCAGAATTGGGGCTTGGTTTGCAGGTGTTTATTGACTTTTAGGGCCTCATCGCTGGCAAGCCAGCTCCCACAGGATCAGTGGCGAACACAAAACCTGTGGGAGCTGGCTTGCCAGCGATGGCGTCCGAACAGACGCCAAAGCCAATCAGTGCAGGCGTTTACGGCACATCAACTGGGCCATTTTCGCGGTGTCCGGACGCTCGACGATGCCTTTTTCGGTGACGATCGCGTCGATGAGATCCGCCGGGGTCACGTCAAACACCGGGTTGAACGCTTCAACGTCCGCGCCGACACGCTTGCCGCCAACTTCCAGCAACTCGGCGCCGTCACGCTCTTCGATGGGGATGTCGTCACCACTGGCCAGATTCATGTCGATGGTCGAACTTGGCGCCACCACCATGAAACGCACGCCATGGTGCATGGCGTTGACCGCCAGTTGGTAGGTGCCGATCTTGTTCGCCACGTCGCCGTTGGCGGTGATGCGGTCAGCACCAACGATCACCCAGGTCACGCCTTTGGTTTTCATGATGTGTGCAGCGGCGGAATCGGCATTCAGCGTGACCGGGATGCCTTCGTTGGCCAGTTCCCACGCAGTCAGGCGTGAACCCTGCAACCATGGGCGGGTTTCGTCGGCGTAAACGCGCTCGACCATGCCTTCAATAAAGGCTGCGCGAATCACCCCCAACGCTGTCCCGAAACCGCCAGTAGCCAGCGCGCCGGTGTTGCAGTGGGTCAGAATGGCCTGAGCATTGCCCTGATGCTTGCGGATCAGATCAACGCCGAGCTGGGCCATGGTCAGGTTGGCTTCACGATCGCTTTCGTGGATGGCGATGGCTTCTGCTTCCAGTGCCGCCAGCGGATCGGCGTTCTTTTTCAAGCGATCGAGGCGATCGTGCATGCGACCGAGGGCCCAGAACAGATTGACCGCGGTCGGACGAGAATCGGCCAGCAAGGCAAAGTCTTCCTCCAGCGCCGCGTACCAGTCACCACCTGCAGCGATCCGCGTCCGGGCTGCGAGAACAATGCCATACGCGGCACTGATGCCGATGGCCGGCGCGCCACGTACCACCATCGAGCGAATCGCCTCAGCCACGCCGGCGGCGCTGGTGTAGGCAATCCAGGTTTCTTCGAACGGCAAAATACGCTGATCCAGCAGGTGGAGCGCGCCATCTCGCCAATCGATGGCCTTTACTTTCTCCGCAGCCAACAGTCGATCGCGCATCCCTCACCCCGCACTCATGAACAAAAGCCGTCGATTATAGCGATCCCCCCGCGAAGACGCTCGGGTATACTTCGCCATCCTTTACAAAAGCACTGGAACCGACCCTCGATGCCGAAACCTGCCATTGCGCTCGACTTATTATTGCTGCCGACCTGGCTGGTACCCGTCGAACCTGCAGGCGTTGTGCTCAAGGAACACGGCCTGGGCATCCGTGACGGTCGCATCGTGTTTATCGGCCCGCGCGCCGAAGCATTGAAGTGTAACGCCACTGAAATCCGCGAACTGCCGGATGTGCTGCTCGCTCCGGGCCTGATCAATGCGCACGGCCACGCAGCGATGACGCTGTTCCGTGGCCTGGCCGACGATCTGCCGCTGATGACCTGGCTGGAAAACCACATCTGGCCGGCGGAAGCCAAGTGGGTCGATGAAGATTTCGTTCGTGATGGCACTGATCTGGCCATCGCCGAGCAGATCAAGGGCGGCATCAGCTGTTTCTCGGACATGTATTTCTTCCCGAAAGTCGCCAGCGAGCGCGTGCACAACAGTGGCATTCGCGCGCAGATCGCCATTCCGATCCTTGATTTCCCGATTCCGGGCGCCAGCAGTGCCGACGAAGCCATTCGTCAGGGCGTCGAACTGTTCGGCGATCTCAAGCACCATGAACGGATCAAGATCACTTTCGGCCCCCATGCACCGTACACCGTCGGCGACGAGAATCTCGAGAAAATCCGCGTGATTGCCGAGGAACTGGACGCGGCGATCCACATGCATGTCCACGAAACGGCGTTCGAAGTCCAGCAAGCGCTGGAGCAACACGGTGAACGCCCGCTCGCCCGCCTCGGTCGTCTGGGCCTGCTCGGCCCGCGCTTCCAGGCCGTGCACATGACCCAGATCAGCGATGACGACCTGACGTTGCTGGTAGAAAGCAACACCAGCGTGATCCACTGCCCGGAATCGAACCTGAAACTCGCCAGCGGCTTCTGCCCGGTCGAGCGTTTGTGGCAGGCTGGCGTCAACGTGGCCGTTGGCACCGATGGCGCTGCCAGCAATAACGATCTGGACCTGCTCGGCGAAACCCGCACCGCGGCCCTGCTGGCCAAAGCCGTCGCCGGTTCGGCCACCGCACTGGACGCCCATCGGGCGCTGCGCATGGCCACATTAAATGGCGCGCGCGCACTGGGAATCGAAGCACAGGTTGGCTCCCTGGAAATCGGCAAAGCCGCCGACATCGTCGCTTTCGACCTGTCCGGCCTGGCGCAGCAACCGGTGTATGACCCGGTTTCGCAGCTTATCTATGCCACCGGTCGCGACTGCGTGAAACACCTGTGGGTTGCAGGCAAGCAACTGCTCGACGACCGGCGCCTGACCCGACTCGACGAAGAACAATTGGGCGCTACCGCCCGGGCCTGGGGCCAGCGCATCAGCGGCCACACCGAATCGTAAACACCCCGGCGCAAACGCCAGGGCTACAGCCTTTTTCAAGTTTCAGAGGATTTAACATGAGCAACGTCGACCACGCCGAAATCGCCAAATTCGAAGCCCTGGCCCATCGCTGGTGGGACCGCGAAAGCGAATTCAAACCGCTGCACGACATCAACCCGCTGCGGGTCAACTGGATTGACGAGCGGGTCAATCTGGCCGGCAAGAAAGTTCTCGACGTCGGTTGCGGCGGCGGCATTCTCAGCGAAGCCATGGCCCAGCGTGGCGCCACTGTGATGGGCATCGACATGGGCGAAGCGCCGCTGGCGGTCGCGCAACTGCATCAGCTGGAGTCCGGCGTCAGCGTCGAATACCGCCAGATCACCGCCGAAGCCCTGGCCGAAGAAATGCCCGAGCAGTTCGACGTGGTGACTTGCCTGGAGATGCTCGAGCACGTACCGGATCCATCGTCGGTCATCCGCGCCTGCTTCCGCATGGTCAAGCCGGGCGGCCAGGTGTTCTTCTCGACCATCAACCGCAACCCGAAGGCTTACCTGTTCGCCATCATCGGCGCTGAATACATCATGAAGCTGCTGCCGCGCGGCACCCACGACTTCAAGAAATTCATCCGCCCGTCCGAGCTCGGCGCCTGGAGCCGCATGGCCGGCCTGACCGTCAAGGACATCATCGGCCTGACTTACAACCCGCTGACCAAGCACTACAAACTGGCCAACGACGTTGACGTCAACTACATGATCCAGACCCTGCGCGAGGAGTAAGCCGATGGCCATCAGAGCAGTTCTCTTCGACATGGACGGCACCCTGCTCGACACGGCGCCGGACTTCATCGCCATCTGCCAGGCGATGCGCGCGGATCGCGGCTTGCCGCCGATCAACGACAAGCACATCCGCGACGAGATTTCCGGCGGCGCGAAAGCCATGGTCGCGGTGACGTTCTCGATGGATCCGGAATCGCCGGGCTTCGAGGAGCTGCGCCTGGAGTTCCTTGAGCGCTATCTGGTCGGCTGCGCGGTGCACAGCAAACTGTTCGACGGCATGGGCGAACTGCTCGCCGATATCGAGAAGGCCAACCTGATCTGGGGCGTGGTGACCAACAAGCCGTTGCGTTTTGCCGAGCCGATCATGCAGCAACTCGGGCTGGCCGAGCGTTCGGCACTGCTGATCTGCCCGGATCACGTGAAGAACAGCAAGCCGGATCCGGAGCCATTGATCCTTGCGTGCAAGATGCTTGATCTGGATCCGGCGACGGTGCTGTTTGTCGGCGATGATCTGCGTGATATCGAATCGGGGCGCGATGCCGGAACGAAAACCGCTGCGGTGACGTTTGGTTATATCCATCCGGACGACAACCCGCGCCACTGGGGAGCGGATGTCGTGGTGGATCATCCGTCGGAGTTGCGCAAGGTGCTCGATAGCGCGCTTTGCAGTTGCTGAGACCTGACGCAGAGCGTCATTGGTTGCATTCCCACGCAAAGCGTGGGAACGATCTGACTTGATGAGGTTTTTATGTTTGATTATTCCGCTCGTCCCGAATTGCTCAAGGATCGGGTCATTCTGGTCACCGGTGCCGGTCGTGGCATTGGTGCGGCTGCGGCGAAAACCTACGCCGCTCATGGCGCTACGGTATTGCTGCTGGGCAAGACCGAAGCGAACCTGACGCAGGTCTATGACGAAATCGAAGCGGCAGGCCACCCTCAACCGGCAGTGATTCCATTCAACCTCGAAACCGCCCTGCCCCATCAGTACGATGAGCTGGCCGCGATGATCGAAAGCGAGTTCGGCCACCTCGACGGCCTGCTGCACAATGCCTCGATCATCGGCCCACGCACGCCGATCGAGCAATTGTCCGGCGAAAACTTCATGCGCGTCATGCAGATCAACGTCAACGCCATGTTCATGCTGACCAGCACCCTGCTGCCGCTGCTCAAGCTGTCGCAGGATGCGTCAGTGGTGTTCACCTCCAGCAGCGTCGGCCGCAAGGGCCGTGCGTACTGGGGCGCCTATGGCGTGTCGAAGTTCGCCACTGAAGGCCTGATGCAAACTCTGGCCGATGAAGTCGACGGCGTCGCGCCAGTTCGCTCCAACAGCATCAACCCGGGCGGCACCCGCACCAGCATGCGCGCGCAAGCGTATCCGGGCGAAAATCCGCTGAACAATCCGACCCCGGAAGAAATCATGCCGGTCTACCTGTACCTGATGGGCCCGGACAGCACCGGCATCAATGGACAGGCGTTCAACGCGCAATAACTGCCATACGTCGCATTTGTTGCCGCGGCAGATTCCTGCCGCGGCATGCATTTGCCGTTGATGACTGTCATATTTCAGTCAATTTTCCAGCGCACCCATCCCCCAAAACCAGCCAACTCATTGATTGCAAACGGTTTAAATAAAACCGAACTGAATGGCACGACTTTCGCTCTAATTTCTCTCAAAGCAAGCCGCGTGAAGGCAATGGGGCGAAGCCGATTTCGATAGCTGACTAATCGTCATCCGGCAGACTAAACTTACGCCAAACGTCCTACGGGACTGATGGATCAGTATGACGCGCAGCCCATAGCCGCTCTCACCCAGCCTGTAAGACGGACTTACCGCTAAGGGTTCACGCCATATGAAATCACCCTCCCAGACCAATGCAATTGACTTTGACAGTGCCAAATTGCAACGCCTGGGCTTTGGTCAGTTGCCTCCCCTTCTGGAGCGACCGACCAGCCTGGCGCAATTGCGCCAGCAAATGAGCCTGCAACTGCAGACCAGCCTTGAGCCGCAACGCATCCTCGGTCTGTTTTTCCGCGAAGTTCAGCGCCTTGTGCCGCTGGACGCGCTCAGCTATGTGCACCAAGGCAGCGATTTGCGCCTGGAGTTTGGCAGCCGCGGCCACCACTCGATCAGCTATACCCTCAGCCACGAAGGCGAGCACATGGGTGAACTGATATTCCGCCGCAATCAGCGCTTCAACGAACAGGATCAGGGCAACCTTGAATCGCTGCTGTCGTCGCTGCTGTACCCGATGCGCAATGCCCTGCTCTACCGCGCCGCCACGCAGAGCGCCCTGCGTGATCCGTTGACCGGCGCCGGCAACCGCATCGCCATGGAGCAGACCTTGCAGCGCGAGATCGACATGTCGCGTCGGCATGTGCAGCCGCTCTCGGTGCTGATGCTCGACATCGATCACTTCAAACGGGTCAACGACAGCCATGGCCACAGCGCCGGCGATGACGTACTTAAAGCCATCGCGGCGACCATCAAGGCGCAGCTGCGCAACGTCGACATGGTATTTCGTTACGGTGGCGAAGAGTTTCTGGTGC encodes:
- a CDS encoding TRZ/ATZ family hydrolase, translated to MPKPAIALDLLLLPTWLVPVEPAGVVLKEHGLGIRDGRIVFIGPRAEALKCNATEIRELPDVLLAPGLINAHGHAAMTLFRGLADDLPLMTWLENHIWPAEAKWVDEDFVRDGTDLAIAEQIKGGISCFSDMYFFPKVASERVHNSGIRAQIAIPILDFPIPGASSADEAIRQGVELFGDLKHHERIKITFGPHAPYTVGDENLEKIRVIAEELDAAIHMHVHETAFEVQQALEQHGERPLARLGRLGLLGPRFQAVHMTQISDDDLTLLVESNTSVIHCPESNLKLASGFCPVERLWQAGVNVAVGTDGAASNNDLDLLGETRTAALLAKAVAGSATALDAHRALRMATLNGARALGIEAQVGSLEIGKAADIVAFDLSGLAQQPVYDPVSQLIYATGRDCVKHLWVAGKQLLDDRRLTRLDEEQLGATARAWGQRISGHTES
- the ubiG gene encoding bifunctional 2-polyprenyl-6-hydroxyphenol methylase/3-demethylubiquinol 3-O-methyltransferase UbiG, producing MSNVDHAEIAKFEALAHRWWDRESEFKPLHDINPLRVNWIDERVNLAGKKVLDVGCGGGILSEAMAQRGATVMGIDMGEAPLAVAQLHQLESGVSVEYRQITAEALAEEMPEQFDVVTCLEMLEHVPDPSSVIRACFRMVKPGGQVFFSTINRNPKAYLFAIIGAEYIMKLLPRGTHDFKKFIRPSELGAWSRMAGLTVKDIIGLTYNPLTKHYKLANDVDVNYMIQTLREE
- the mupP gene encoding N-acetylmuramic acid 6-phosphate phosphatase MupP; amino-acid sequence: MAIRAVLFDMDGTLLDTAPDFIAICQAMRADRGLPPINDKHIRDEISGGAKAMVAVTFSMDPESPGFEELRLEFLERYLVGCAVHSKLFDGMGELLADIEKANLIWGVVTNKPLRFAEPIMQQLGLAERSALLICPDHVKNSKPDPEPLILACKMLDLDPATVLFVGDDLRDIESGRDAGTKTAAVTFGYIHPDDNPRHWGADVVVDHPSELRKVLDSALCSC
- a CDS encoding YciK family oxidoreductase codes for the protein MFDYSARPELLKDRVILVTGAGRGIGAAAAKTYAAHGATVLLLGKTEANLTQVYDEIEAAGHPQPAVIPFNLETALPHQYDELAAMIESEFGHLDGLLHNASIIGPRTPIEQLSGENFMRVMQINVNAMFMLTSTLLPLLKLSQDASVVFTSSSVGRKGRAYWGAYGVSKFATEGLMQTLADEVDGVAPVRSNSINPGGTRTSMRAQAYPGENPLNNPTPEEIMPVYLYLMGPDSTGINGQAFNAQ
- a CDS encoding GGDEF domain-containing protein, yielding MKSPSQTNAIDFDSAKLQRLGFGQLPPLLERPTSLAQLRQQMSLQLQTSLEPQRILGLFFREVQRLVPLDALSYVHQGSDLRLEFGSRGHHSISYTLSHEGEHMGELIFRRNQRFNEQDQGNLESLLSSLLYPMRNALLYRAATQSALRDPLTGAGNRIAMEQTLQREIDMSRRHVQPLSVLMLDIDHFKRVNDSHGHSAGDDVLKAIAATIKAQLRNVDMVFRYGGEEFLVLLSNTSRDAAAMVGERLRYATQAAEYYADGQLIELTVSLGCSTLLPGESADSLLRRADSALYVAKREGRNRLAMAG